From the genome of Ciona intestinalis chromosome 4, KH, whole genome shotgun sequence:
CAAACGTGACTTCAATGGTTAAACACACGGTTAGCTTACCTAATATAAAAGCCATGCAGAATGAAATATCAGCGATCGCATACACACTTCCATAGACCGGTTTGTGCCTTGTGTCAACCAGAAAAGCCATTACAGGTAAAAGAGAATCGACAAAACCAACACCAGTTCCCAGAACAATACCAGGTCCAATTATTTCCGGAACTCTGACAATATTGTCTTCGCATTTATAACCCATAAACTAACTTTTATTCccaataaacttttaaatgttttagcagaaatgatttgtttataaattcaagTCTCTAAAATTGTGACTCACATGCGAACAAATGGATAGGCGATGGCACCGATGGTGCAGCAGTAAAATCCAGCAAGACAGAATATCCATCGAGCAACCTTATGTCCAAATTGTGCGACCAAATTAATTGTTATTAAGTATGAGATACTTATCGGTAGAAAAGCCACTCCTGTAAAAACATATAAGTGACTTACACAAAGTCACAAACTACTGTTGTGGCGTTTACATTCCTCAATTATTAGTACGCGCCAACGTACGCGCGGGGGCGTCTGAAGGTTGCGCCTTTTTCTTCCGGCAAGTTTGATTATCGGATTAATTTACTTCAACTGTTTTTGGGCAGTTCTATGCTTATGTGTGTGTTCGGTGATGTTGTTTAAGAGTGGTACAGTTCAGATTGTGCAGCCAAGTTGAGATGGTATACtattattgaaatattgaGTATTTCAGAGTGCAACATCAATCTTTTGCGCTCCTGTATACATTGCCGCATGTACAGTGTTTTGTACATTGCCGTGCCTATGTATGGCGTTTCAGTgtactttaataaaagtaaaatcgGTAACACACAATAAGAATTTTCCTTTTGTTGCTGTAAAGTTTACATTGCTCgcgatttatttttactattatACGTCAATCCCCGATAAAGTATAGGCTACGAAGGTTGTTTTTATGCTTTCTTTGTTATGTAACAATCACAGCacgttatttttttcaactaTTTTGCCTGTTCTTTTTGCGTATCGGACTTCTTTAAATGGTGTTGCTTTCATATCTGCGTTAATCCTGCATATTTATCGTGACATATACTTGTGAGCGACACATGTGTGTTCCGTAGAATACGGGGTCGATTTTAATTTCCATTAATACAGATATGACGATATTACATTAGCCCATATTGGCGCAGCAGTTAGCAATATAAGTTTTAGTATAAAGTTGGCACGTACGCTGCATTTAAATACGCAGACTCATACCTAATTCCCATTTGGTTGGGCACATAGTTTTAATCATCCAGATTGGCTGCCCGGCCTCTACTATCCCAATGACTGAATTTCCAACGGCAATGCTGATTGCAACAACTAAGATGTATGGGTCTTTCAATAGTGTATATATCGGCGTGCCGCTTTCTTCCTGGTATGAAAGTAGTTTGAGCAACACGTTAAAGTATCATTAAAAATGTGATGGTATTATTtacaacatttataaatgaGTGTCTTATTTGCAGATTAAGAGTTTGCATGTAGGATGTATAACACTGGTCTATCGCTAGTCATACTTACTAAAGGTTTTCGAAATACTTTCATTTTTCGAGTTGTAAGTTGCAGCGCCACCAGAATCAAAGACAGTATGGCGAGTATTATGAAAACCCATTCTTTACCGGCGAGCTGGTAGATAATGCTAGCAAAAGTAGGACCAGCTGAGATGCAACATAGAGCAAGTAAAGCGTAAGTTGCgattattaaagtttataaattactGCTTACTTAAGACACCCAAAGCTAAGCCACCCAGTGCAATACCAATGGCTCGTCCCCTCTCGGTGTTATCAGAATAGCGGTCTGCCAACCAGGCCATTCCTGCAGTCGCAGCACAAGCTGATCCCACACCTTGAATAGCTCTTGCCAATAAAAGCACTCCGTACTCCTGGCCGAATGCAAAGACTGAAAATATGTATAGTTAGGGACAGTTTACGAGGTGTTGTTAACTAAATTGTCAAAGTTTGACGTACGTAGCGCAGATGAAGTCATTATCAAGTACCCCACAAGCATTGGTACATCAAAACCAATTCGGTCTGTAATCGGACCGACGGCTAAATTGGTCACTGTTTGAACAATTGGTTTAGAAGCAAATAGTATTCCAATATAGATAGGTTCTTTCGCAAGATATTTTTCTTCGGGTAGATGACTGCATGGAGTTGTATAATTCAGAAATACTTGAGTTGTCGTTGGAAACGTTGTTTTAGAAGTTGTTAACGTTTCTTTCATAGCTGCCTCGACCTCATGGACGTGGCGTTTATAGAAGTACTCCGGTAAAATTGGTACTAAAAACccaaaaaaaaggaatttatttttttgttacagatAAGATTATTACAAAATAGATTGCCAAAAACAACACGATTGGTACAAACCATTCTTACAAGCATTTTAGCCACACCTCTTACTTACCCACCGCAGTCAAAAGCATATTATCGACCATCAAACTAGCGTAAACAATGACAACCGCGAAGACCTTTGACTCTGTAAATTCCTTTAATTTCTCGATGCAACTCGTACATGTCATATCGCAATACTATGTTGTATCAATGACTGTCTAAAATTCTCGACGAACAGCACCCCGTTAAAATTATACTGAAAATCCATGTTTACATCCTGGTGTTATTCTACGTCGGTTCTTTGCCATGATTTCCATTTACGTCAAACGCAGCTGTAAAGCGAGGAGACAGGGTGTGTATAAATCGCGTTTGCATCGATCGCCAAAATATTATCAATGAGCGTTTGATTTGTATGTACAAGCGGCATGGGTCGAAATAGGTTAGATTGCGCCTATTTACtctttatttctatgttttcaaTACGCGAACGTATAAACTTATATGGACTAAAATGACCGCCTTTTGTCCAACAATTTTAGTTATTATTTTACTCAattgatgttttttaattaccaCCCTATATACGTTAATTATTTACGACATATTTTTCTTACTCTCCGCTTCCTTAAAATATGATATGGTACAAAATGTGGTGGGCTAGTAGATCCTGGGTAGGCTTTGAACTAGCAAGGTCAATATTTTAAGTTCCTTCGTTTTTTATTACCTTTGTTTGTTGCGTTCCTATATTTGATTCCGTTCATTGACGTTAGGTTATTTCTTAGGTTATCATACGcggataaatatttataaatataaagtattacAGACGAAAGGTGTTGCATACAtcataacttaaatttttttttgccgAAGCATAGTGGTGCAAtcgttttttattattgtttgttgttattgGCTCGTTTGActgtatatgtttttatcGTGTACGCGACAGTAGACGTATTAAAGCCCTGCAATAAACCGTGGCTGTTTTCGAGCGTTTACAGTCTTGTTGTAAAATCTGTTTCTTTCGTCTTTGCCTTTGTTTGCTAATACAGCAGCTTTGGTTGGCAGaactaaacaataatatagatTCTTTATACGCGACTATATTTTTTCGTATcgacaaaatattaaaatggcTTAGAAAAAGCTTTAAATACACTTCAGCGCCCATGAATGTTAATATTGTGCACTCTAATTGGTGTtattacttttgtttgttgAACTTCCTTCGACCGTGTTCTCTGTATCTTCATGTTTCGTTAAAAGTGGCTGTAAAATTCGTAACTATAAATCATGGATAGACCAAATACGTAACTGCAACGTACGGAAAatccatttttaaataaaatcgaATGTATTTTACCGTAGTTTCTTCGTCTTTGACGTTGACTTTTTTTAGTAAGGAAATAACTGGTGCGTATAAAAATAAGACTATACCGACTCCCCACATCACCCATCTAAATCCAAATTTAGCCATCACAGCTCCCGATATTAAAGGACCTGTAAACATATGGAGTCAtttactatatacaaataatCCCTATACTTCACGTGCATAgataaattttgtataaagAATGGTCACCTAATGTTAAACAAAGCGAAAATGACATATCAGCAATTGCATAAACGCTTCCGTATACTGATTTGTGCCTTGTGTCGACTAGAAACGCCAGCACTGGAAGTAAGCCATCGATTAAACCAATGCCAATGCCAATTAAACAACCAGGTCCTATCACTTCGGGTACCCTGTGAGTAAAACATaagttaaacatttatataaaattatgttaattttaagGTATAACCGGTTACTTACGTGCGTGCAAATGGATAAATAACGGCTCCAGTCACTTGCAAATAGAATCCAACCAAACAAAGTATCCACCTTGCCACTTTATGGCCCCAGAGAGCTACACAGTACGTTGTTATAAGGTACATACCACTGATTGGGAGAAATGCAACCCCTAAAATGTGAGTTAACCcgttattttctttattttaaaactgaaacgAGAAGTTGGTGTAAGGCTGTAAGCCAAATATGTTTTGCAACCTACCCAATTCCCACTTGGTTGGGCACATAGTTTTGAGCATCCACGTTGGTTGCCCCGTTTCTAATGCTGAAATTGTACATGTTCCGGCGCTCAGTGAAATGGCTATTACGAGTATGTAAGGATCTTTTAGCAATGTAAAAATCGATGCGCCCATTTCATcctaaaacaatatataggtAAAATATAAGAATTACAAAGAGTGCAGGCTTGGTTTATGTGtgaaaatagtaaaaaagGTACACACTTACTGGTTCTCTCTTAGATATTTTAATTCTTCTTATTGTCAGCTGAGCAACCATTAATAATAGAGCCATTATGGCTATGATAATAAACACATATTCCTTTCCAACATATTCATAAATCAAACTCCCATACGTCGGTCCAactaaaaatagaatgagCATTACTCCACGCTTAGTTGTTATGAAACAGTTATAAACCACGTACTTAGTACACCAAGCGCGAAACCACCAAACGACATGCCAATGGCCCAACCTCGTTCAACCTTTTCTGTGTATGTGTCTGCTACCCAACTTAGACCGGCAGTCG
Proteins encoded in this window:
- the LOC100186175 gene encoding synaptic vesicular amine transporter-like — protein: MTCTSCIEKLKEFTESKVFAVVIVYASLMVDNMLLTAVVPILPEYFYKRHVHEVEAAMKETLTTSKTTFPTTTQVFLNYTTPCSHLPEEKYLAKEPIYIGILFASKPIVQTVTNLAVGPITDRIGFDVPMLVGYLIMTSSALLFAFGQEYGVLLLARAIQGVGSACAATAGMAWLADRYSDNTERGRAIGIALGGLALGVLTGPTFASIIYQLAGKEWVFIILAILSLILVALQLTTRKMKVFRKPLEESGTPIYTLLKDPYILVVAISIAVGNSVIGIVEAGQPIWMIKTMCPTKWELGVAFLPISISYLITINLVAQFGHKVARWIFCLAGFYCCTIGAIAYPFVRIVPEIIGPGIVLGTGVGFVDSLLPVMAFLVDTRHKPVYGSVYAIADISFCMAFILGPLISGGVITLGGFKWLMWGMAIVLFAYAPVVCLLRKVLFKDEETMPILYRAEETRAEESDSVFQ
- the LOC104265666 gene encoding synaptic vesicular amine transporter-like, giving the protein MGCLSCSENIEPCHKSKTIVIAIVYVSLLIDSMLLTAVVPVLPEYFSQMHLNFTTGKTETILTGSQTHQVTNHTKTLSHQCPHHKAVSSQQSLYMGILLSAKPLVQVLTNFAVGPITEKIGFDVPLLAGYIVMATSALMFAFGKSFAFLLVARAIQGIGSAATATAGLSWVADTYTEKVERGWAIGMSFGGFALGVLIGPTYGSLIYEYVGKEYVFIIIAIMALLLMVAQLTIRRIKISKREPDEMGASIFTLLKDPYILVIAISLSAGTCTISALETGQPTWMLKTMCPTKWELGVAFLPISGMYLITTYCVALWGHKVARWILCLVGFYLQVTGAVIYPFARTVPEVIGPGCLIGIGIGLIDGLLPVLAFLVDTRHKSVYGSVYAIADMSFSLCLTLGPLISGAVMAKFGFRWVMWGVGIVLFLYAPVISLLKKVNVKDEETTPLLTKHEDTENTVEGSSTNKSNNTN